A stretch of Xenopus laevis strain J_2021 chromosome 8S, Xenopus_laevis_v10.1, whole genome shotgun sequence DNA encodes these proteins:
- the slamf8.S gene encoding SLAM family member 8: MDCVLRIFTLILQAGFLVAENKISHVQGVAGSEIFLSPHIPHGFTIRDVFWRHSNEIVASHIQGTTQTIYQSRFFERARLLNNFTLEISGLEIGDSGIFTSLLVDIRGHMKQNEFHLTVYEPVAQPAVQVFASSSEEDGKNCTVVLICTTTNGSNATYTWRADSMEQDRVISNEVTFDGGHILKVILAPTDQDTLYTCTVNNPVSQLNTSVMPWNSCKFHSGADAEVFSCKMIPYLAATLILLFIAMTFWVLLCTRTKGKSRQKEKQNVEGVLLQHTPDRPNQDAAEDGPQNV, encoded by the exons ATGGACTGTGTATTGAGAATATTCACTCTCATCCTACAGGCAG GATTCCTTGTGGCAGAAAATAAAATTTCCCATGTGCAAGGTGTAGCGGGAAGTGAAATATTCTTATCACCTCATATACCTCATGGATTTACCATCAGAGATGTCTTCTGGAGGCATAGCAATGAGATAGTAGCTTCACATATTCAAGGGACCACACAAACAATATATCAGTCTAGGTTCTTTGAAAGAGCCCGACTCTTAAATAACTTTACCCTGGAAATTTCTGGCCTGGAGATTGGAGACAGTGGAATTTTTACCAGTCTTCTGGTTGACATTAGAGGACACATGAAGCAGAATGAATTTCACCTGACAGTGTATG AGCCAGTAGCTCAGCCAGCAGTCCAGGTTTTTGCATCCAGCAGTGAAGAAGATGGCAAGAACTGTACAGTTGTTTTGATCTGCACCACCACCAATGGAAGCAACGCCACCTACACATGGAGAGCAGACTCAATGGAGCAGGATCGTGTGATTTCCAATGAGGTCACATTTGATGGAGGCCACATCCTAAAGGTCATTTTGGCCCCAACTGACCAGGATACATtgtatacctgtactgttaataaTCCAGTCAGTCAGCTGAACACATCAGTCATGCCATGGAACAGCTGTAAATTCCACTCag GAGCAGATGCTGAGGTCTTTAGCTGCAAAATGATTCCCTACTTAGCGGCAACCCTCATCCTGCTGTTCATTGCCATGACTTTTTGGGTTCTTCTTTGCACCAGAACTAAAG GTAAAAGCAGACAGAAGGAGAAGCAAAATGTTGAGGGGGTATTGTTACAACATACCCCAGATAGGCCTAATCAGGATGCAGCAGAGGACGGGCCACAGAATGTATAA
- the fcgr1.S gene encoding Fc receptor, IgG, high affinity I S homeolog isoform X4 — protein MSPLVAVILITVTIESKGAAVKPVVSFNPNWGTVLAYESVTLTCNVAPPAQREQKYHWYRNNRNLTINDQSFTVNYAEEKDIGDYQCRAGNGDISEAVRLEVSGAHVILQVPPLVFEGDILSLRCHSYDKFPAVETTFYKDHKEIKSLGTASELLVGKVNMETSGLYKCSRRIKSHSSFHNYSDQVDIVVQEMFSLPQIKVRPDQVSEGDNMTITCDTKLSPHRETTELQFAFYRNGHNVQGFSSSNQYGVPSAQLEHSGNYACEVQTPTGSVKKMSNGQQIKLHGGGHVYRAVIISVALLSILLVAAALTYKYRHNLALPLACNGLLHQKQGSDSSTALVRLPNEEADRPENENLSASQESLKYSNLPFTNLTTEDICYSHINTGQLHKVYPSATYRPDDCSVIYCVVKPMESQENTAVQPSDC, from the exons ATGTCCCCATTGGTGGCTGTGATCTTAATCA CAGTGACAATAGAAAGCAAGG GAGCTGCAGTCAAACCTGTGGTTTCCTTTAACCCGAACTGGGGCACCGTCCTCGCCTATGAATCTGTGACTCTGACCTGTAACGTGGCTCCTCCTGCCCAAAGGGAACAGAAATATCATTGGTACAGAAACAATCGCAACCTCACCATTAATGATCAAAGCTTTACAGTGAATTATGCTGAAGAGAAAGACATTGGGGATTACCAGTGCCGGGCTGGTAATGGGGATATCAGTGAAGCTGTTCGACTGGAAGTCAGTGGTG CTCATGTGATCCTGCAGGTTCCCCCCTTGGTTTTTGAAGGAGACATTCTGTCTCTGAGATGTCATAGTTATGACAAATTCCCCGCAGTAGAGACAACATTCTACAAGGATCACAAGGAGATCAAGAGCTTAGGCACGGCCTCTGAACTTCTAGTGGGAAAAGTCAATATGGAAACAAGTGGGTTATACAAATGTTCAAGGAGAATAAAGTCTCATTCCTCTTTTCATAATTACTCTGACCAAGTGGACATTGTTGTGCAAG AGATGTTCAGTCTCCCACAAATAAAAGTGAGGCCAGATCAGGTGTCAGAAGGAGATAacatgaccataacatgtgacacaaagctcagcccacacagagagactacagagctacagtttgctttctacagaaatgggcacaatgtgcagggattcagttcatccaaccaatatggagtcccctcagctcagctggagCATTCTGGGAATTATGCCTGTGAGGTACAAACTCCAACCGGCAGTGTGAAGAAGATGAGCAATGGACAGCAAATAAAGTTACATG GGGGAGGTCACGTGTATCGGGCTGTCATTATATCAGTGGCCCTGCTCTCCATTCTTCTAGTTGCCGCTGCCCTCACCTACAAATACAGGCACAATCTGGCATTGCCGCTTGCCTGTAACGGTCTCCTCCATCAAAAACAAG gTAGTGACAGTTCAACTGCCCTGGTCAG GTTGCCCAATGAAGAGGCGGACAGGCCGGAGAATGAAAATCTCAGTGCTTCTCAGGAGAGCCTAAAGTATAGTAATT TGCCTTTCACAAACCTGACTACAGAAGACATCTGTTACAGCCATATTAATACCGGGCAGCTACACAAAG tctatCCTTCTGCAACCTATAGACCC gaTGACTGCTCTGTAATTTACTGTGTAGTGAAGCCTATGGAGTCCCAGGAGAACACAGCAGTACAACCATCTGACTGCTAA
- the fcgr1.S gene encoding Fc receptor, IgG, high affinity I S homeolog isoform X3, producing the protein MSPLVAVILITVTIESKGAAVKPVVSFNPNWGTVLAYESVTLTCNVAPPAQREQKYHWYRNNRNLTINDQSFTVNYAEEKDIGDYQCRAGNGDISEAVRLEVSGAHVILQVPPLVFEGDILSLRCHSYDKFPAVETTFYKDHKEIKSLGTASELLVGKVNMETSGLYKCSRRIKSHSSFHNYSDQVDIVVQEMFSLPQIKVRPDQVSEGDNMTITCDTKLSPHRETTELQFAFYRNGHNVQGFSSSNQYGVPSAQLEHSGNYACEVQTPTGSVKKMSNGQQIKLHGGGHVYRAVIISVALLSILLVAAALTYKYRHNLALPLACNGLLHQKQGSDSSTALVRLPNEEADRPENENLSASQESLKYSNLSTFPVPFTNLTTEDICYSHINTGQLHKVYPSATYRPDDCSVIYCVVKPMESQENTAVQPSDC; encoded by the exons ATGTCCCCATTGGTGGCTGTGATCTTAATCA CAGTGACAATAGAAAGCAAGG GAGCTGCAGTCAAACCTGTGGTTTCCTTTAACCCGAACTGGGGCACCGTCCTCGCCTATGAATCTGTGACTCTGACCTGTAACGTGGCTCCTCCTGCCCAAAGGGAACAGAAATATCATTGGTACAGAAACAATCGCAACCTCACCATTAATGATCAAAGCTTTACAGTGAATTATGCTGAAGAGAAAGACATTGGGGATTACCAGTGCCGGGCTGGTAATGGGGATATCAGTGAAGCTGTTCGACTGGAAGTCAGTGGTG CTCATGTGATCCTGCAGGTTCCCCCCTTGGTTTTTGAAGGAGACATTCTGTCTCTGAGATGTCATAGTTATGACAAATTCCCCGCAGTAGAGACAACATTCTACAAGGATCACAAGGAGATCAAGAGCTTAGGCACGGCCTCTGAACTTCTAGTGGGAAAAGTCAATATGGAAACAAGTGGGTTATACAAATGTTCAAGGAGAATAAAGTCTCATTCCTCTTTTCATAATTACTCTGACCAAGTGGACATTGTTGTGCAAG AGATGTTCAGTCTCCCACAAATAAAAGTGAGGCCAGATCAGGTGTCAGAAGGAGATAacatgaccataacatgtgacacaaagctcagcccacacagagagactacagagctacagtttgctttctacagaaatgggcacaatgtgcagggattcagttcatccaaccaatatggagtcccctcagctcagctggagCATTCTGGGAATTATGCCTGTGAGGTACAAACTCCAACCGGCAGTGTGAAGAAGATGAGCAATGGACAGCAAATAAAGTTACATG GGGGAGGTCACGTGTATCGGGCTGTCATTATATCAGTGGCCCTGCTCTCCATTCTTCTAGTTGCCGCTGCCCTCACCTACAAATACAGGCACAATCTGGCATTGCCGCTTGCCTGTAACGGTCTCCTCCATCAAAAACAAG gTAGTGACAGTTCAACTGCCCTGGTCAG GTTGCCCAATGAAGAGGCGGACAGGCCGGAGAATGAAAATCTCAGTGCTTCTCAGGAGAGCCTAAAGTATAGTAATT TGTCTACTTTTCCAGTGCCTTTCACAAACCTGACTACAGAAGACATCTGTTACAGCCATATTAATACCGGGCAGCTACACAAAG tctatCCTTCTGCAACCTATAGACCC gaTGACTGCTCTGTAATTTACTGTGTAGTGAAGCCTATGGAGTCCCAGGAGAACACAGCAGTACAACCATCTGACTGCTAA
- the fcgr1.S gene encoding Fc receptor, IgG, high affinity I S homeolog isoform X2 has product MSPLVAVILITVTIESKGAAVKPVVSFNPNWGTVLAYESVTLTCNVAPPAQREQKYHWYRNNRNLTINDQSFTVNYAEEKDIGDYQCRAGNGDISEAVRLEVSGAHVILQVPPLVFEGDILSLRCHSYDKFPAVETTFYKDHKEIKSLGTASELLVGKVNMETSGLYKCSRRIKSHSSFHNYSDQVDIVVQEMFSLPQIKVRPDQVSEGDNMTITCDTKLSPHRETTELQFAFYRNGHNVQGFSSSNQYGVPSAQLEHSGNYACEVQTPTGSVKKMSNGQQIKLHGGGHVYRAVIISVALLSILLVAAALTYKYRHNLALPLACNGLLHQKQVLVSPDAALLSSIRVNGSDSSTALVRLPNEEADRPENENLSASQESLKYSNLPFTNLTTEDICYSHINTGQLHKVYPSATYRPDDCSVIYCVVKPMESQENTAVQPSDC; this is encoded by the exons ATGTCCCCATTGGTGGCTGTGATCTTAATCA CAGTGACAATAGAAAGCAAGG GAGCTGCAGTCAAACCTGTGGTTTCCTTTAACCCGAACTGGGGCACCGTCCTCGCCTATGAATCTGTGACTCTGACCTGTAACGTGGCTCCTCCTGCCCAAAGGGAACAGAAATATCATTGGTACAGAAACAATCGCAACCTCACCATTAATGATCAAAGCTTTACAGTGAATTATGCTGAAGAGAAAGACATTGGGGATTACCAGTGCCGGGCTGGTAATGGGGATATCAGTGAAGCTGTTCGACTGGAAGTCAGTGGTG CTCATGTGATCCTGCAGGTTCCCCCCTTGGTTTTTGAAGGAGACATTCTGTCTCTGAGATGTCATAGTTATGACAAATTCCCCGCAGTAGAGACAACATTCTACAAGGATCACAAGGAGATCAAGAGCTTAGGCACGGCCTCTGAACTTCTAGTGGGAAAAGTCAATATGGAAACAAGTGGGTTATACAAATGTTCAAGGAGAATAAAGTCTCATTCCTCTTTTCATAATTACTCTGACCAAGTGGACATTGTTGTGCAAG AGATGTTCAGTCTCCCACAAATAAAAGTGAGGCCAGATCAGGTGTCAGAAGGAGATAacatgaccataacatgtgacacaaagctcagcccacacagagagactacagagctacagtttgctttctacagaaatgggcacaatgtgcagggattcagttcatccaaccaatatggagtcccctcagctcagctggagCATTCTGGGAATTATGCCTGTGAGGTACAAACTCCAACCGGCAGTGTGAAGAAGATGAGCAATGGACAGCAAATAAAGTTACATG GGGGAGGTCACGTGTATCGGGCTGTCATTATATCAGTGGCCCTGCTCTCCATTCTTCTAGTTGCCGCTGCCCTCACCTACAAATACAGGCACAATCTGGCATTGCCGCTTGCCTGTAACGGTCTCCTCCATCAAAAACAAG TTTTAGTTTCTCCCGATGCCGCTCTGCTCAGTTCTATCCGTGTGAACG gTAGTGACAGTTCAACTGCCCTGGTCAG GTTGCCCAATGAAGAGGCGGACAGGCCGGAGAATGAAAATCTCAGTGCTTCTCAGGAGAGCCTAAAGTATAGTAATT TGCCTTTCACAAACCTGACTACAGAAGACATCTGTTACAGCCATATTAATACCGGGCAGCTACACAAAG tctatCCTTCTGCAACCTATAGACCC gaTGACTGCTCTGTAATTTACTGTGTAGTGAAGCCTATGGAGTCCCAGGAGAACACAGCAGTACAACCATCTGACTGCTAA
- the fcgr1.S gene encoding Fc receptor, IgG, high affinity I S homeolog isoform X1, with translation MSPLVAVILITVTIESKGAAVKPVVSFNPNWGTVLAYESVTLTCNVAPPAQREQKYHWYRNNRNLTINDQSFTVNYAEEKDIGDYQCRAGNGDISEAVRLEVSGAHVILQVPPLVFEGDILSLRCHSYDKFPAVETTFYKDHKEIKSLGTASELLVGKVNMETSGLYKCSRRIKSHSSFHNYSDQVDIVVQEMFSLPQIKVRPDQVSEGDNMTITCDTKLSPHRETTELQFAFYRNGHNVQGFSSSNQYGVPSAQLEHSGNYACEVQTPTGSVKKMSNGQQIKLHGGGHVYRAVIISVALLSILLVAAALTYKYRHNLALPLACNGLLHQKQVLVSPDAALLSSIRVNGSDSSTALVRLPNEEADRPENENLSASQESLKYSNLSTFPVPFTNLTTEDICYSHINTGQLHKVYPSATYRPDDCSVIYCVVKPMESQENTAVQPSDC, from the exons ATGTCCCCATTGGTGGCTGTGATCTTAATCA CAGTGACAATAGAAAGCAAGG GAGCTGCAGTCAAACCTGTGGTTTCCTTTAACCCGAACTGGGGCACCGTCCTCGCCTATGAATCTGTGACTCTGACCTGTAACGTGGCTCCTCCTGCCCAAAGGGAACAGAAATATCATTGGTACAGAAACAATCGCAACCTCACCATTAATGATCAAAGCTTTACAGTGAATTATGCTGAAGAGAAAGACATTGGGGATTACCAGTGCCGGGCTGGTAATGGGGATATCAGTGAAGCTGTTCGACTGGAAGTCAGTGGTG CTCATGTGATCCTGCAGGTTCCCCCCTTGGTTTTTGAAGGAGACATTCTGTCTCTGAGATGTCATAGTTATGACAAATTCCCCGCAGTAGAGACAACATTCTACAAGGATCACAAGGAGATCAAGAGCTTAGGCACGGCCTCTGAACTTCTAGTGGGAAAAGTCAATATGGAAACAAGTGGGTTATACAAATGTTCAAGGAGAATAAAGTCTCATTCCTCTTTTCATAATTACTCTGACCAAGTGGACATTGTTGTGCAAG AGATGTTCAGTCTCCCACAAATAAAAGTGAGGCCAGATCAGGTGTCAGAAGGAGATAacatgaccataacatgtgacacaaagctcagcccacacagagagactacagagctacagtttgctttctacagaaatgggcacaatgtgcagggattcagttcatccaaccaatatggagtcccctcagctcagctggagCATTCTGGGAATTATGCCTGTGAGGTACAAACTCCAACCGGCAGTGTGAAGAAGATGAGCAATGGACAGCAAATAAAGTTACATG GGGGAGGTCACGTGTATCGGGCTGTCATTATATCAGTGGCCCTGCTCTCCATTCTTCTAGTTGCCGCTGCCCTCACCTACAAATACAGGCACAATCTGGCATTGCCGCTTGCCTGTAACGGTCTCCTCCATCAAAAACAAG TTTTAGTTTCTCCCGATGCCGCTCTGCTCAGTTCTATCCGTGTGAACG gTAGTGACAGTTCAACTGCCCTGGTCAG GTTGCCCAATGAAGAGGCGGACAGGCCGGAGAATGAAAATCTCAGTGCTTCTCAGGAGAGCCTAAAGTATAGTAATT TGTCTACTTTTCCAGTGCCTTTCACAAACCTGACTACAGAAGACATCTGTTACAGCCATATTAATACCGGGCAGCTACACAAAG tctatCCTTCTGCAACCTATAGACCC gaTGACTGCTCTGTAATTTACTGTGTAGTGAAGCCTATGGAGTCCCAGGAGAACACAGCAGTACAACCATCTGACTGCTAA
- the fcgr1.S gene encoding Fc receptor, IgG, high affinity I S homeolog precursor (The RefSeq protein has 14 substitutions, 1 non-frameshifting indel compared to this genomic sequence), which produces MSPLVAVILITVTIESKGAAVKPVVSFNPNWGTVLAYESVTLTCNVAPPAQREQKYHWYRNNRNLTINDQSFTVNYAEEKDIGDYQCRAGNGDISEAVRLEVSGAHVILQVPPLVFEGDTLSLRCHSYDKFPAVETTFHKDHKEIKSLGTASELLVGKVNMETSGLYKCSRRIKSHSSFHNYSDQVDIVVQEMFSLPQIKVSPDQVTEGDHMTITCDTKLSPHRETTELQFVFYRNGHNVQGFSSSNQYGVPSAQLEHSGNYACEVQTPTGSVRKRSNGQQILLHGRAHAYRAVIISVALLSILLVAAALTYKYRHNLALPLACNGLLHQKQGSDRSTALVRLPNEEVDRPENENLSASQESLKYSNLPFTNLTTEEEDICYSHINTGQLHKVYPSATYRPDDCSVIYCVVKPMESQENTAVQPSDC; this is translated from the exons ATGTCCCCATTGGTGGCTGTGATCTTAATCA CAGTGACAATAGAAAGCAAGG GAGCTGCAGTCAAACCTGTGGTTTCCTTTAACCCGAACTGGGGCACCGTCCTCGCCTATGAATCTGTGACTCTGACCTGTAACGTGGCTCCTCCTGCCCAAAGGGAACAGAAATATCATTGGTACAGAAACAATCGCAACCTCACCATTAATGATCAAAGCTTTACAGTGAATTATGCTGAAGAGAAAGACATTGGGGATTACCAGTGCCGGGCTGGTAATGGGGATATCAGTGAAGCTGTTCGACTGGAAGTCAGTGGTG CTCATGTGATCCTGCAGGTTCCCCCCTTGGTTTTTGAAGGAGACATTCTGTCTCTGAGATGTCATAGTTATGACAAATTCCCCGCAGTAGAGACAACATTCTACAAGGATCACAAGGAGATCAAGAGCTTAGGCACGGCCTCTGAACTTCTAGTGGGAAAAGTCAATATGGAAACAAGTGGGTTATACAAATGTTCAAGGAGAATAAAGTCTCATTCCTCTTTTCATAATTACTCTGACCAAGTGGACATTGTTGTGCAAG AGATGTTCAGTCTCCCACAAATAAAAGTGAGGCCAGATCAGGTGTCAGAAGGAGATAacatgaccataacatgtgacacaaagctcagcccacacagagagactacagagctacagtttgctttctacagaaatgggcacaatgtgcagggattcagttcatccaaccaatatggagtcccctcagctcagctggagCATTCTGGGAATTATGCCTGTGAGGTACAAACTCCAACCGGCAGTGTGAAGAAGATGAGCAATGGACAGCAAATAAAGTTACATG GGGGAGGTCACGTGTATCGGGCTGTCATTATATCAGTGGCCCTGCTCTCCATTCTTCTAGTTGCCGCTGCCCTCACCTACAAATACAGGCACAATCTGGCATTGCCGCTTGCCTGTAACGGTCTCCTCCATCAAAAACAAG gTAGTGACAGTTCAACTGCCCTGGTCAG GTTGCCCAATGAAGAGGCGGACAGGCCGGAGAATGAAAATCTCAGTGCTTCTCAGGAGAGCCTAAAGTATAGTAATT TGCCTTTCACAAACCTGACTACAGAAGACATCTGTTACAGCCATATTAATACCGGGCAGCTACACAAAG tctatCCTTCTGCAACCTATAGACCC gaTGACTGCTCTGTAATTTACTGTGTAGTGAAGCCTATGGAGTCCCAGGAGAACACAGCAGTACAACCATCTGACTGCTAA
- the fcgr1.S gene encoding Fc receptor, IgG, high affinity I S homeolog isoform X5 has product MHLDQRLDSAHVILQVPPLVFEGDILSLRCHSYDKFPAVETTFYKDHKEIKSLGTASELLVGKVNMETSGLYKCSRRIKSHSSFHNYSDQVDIVVQEMFSLPQIKVRPDQVSEGDNMTITCDTKLSPHRETTELQFAFYRNGHNVQGFSSSNQYGVPSAQLEHSGNYACEVQTPTGSVKKMSNGQQIKLHGGGHVYRAVIISVALLSILLVAAALTYKYRHNLALPLACNGLLHQKQVLVSPDAALLSSIRVNGSDSSTALVRLPNEEADRPENENLSASQESLKYSNLSTFPVPFTNLTTEDICYSHINTGQLHKVYPSATYRPDDCSVIYCVVKPMESQENTAVQPSDC; this is encoded by the exons ATGCATTTAGACCAGAGGCTTGATAGTG CTCATGTGATCCTGCAGGTTCCCCCCTTGGTTTTTGAAGGAGACATTCTGTCTCTGAGATGTCATAGTTATGACAAATTCCCCGCAGTAGAGACAACATTCTACAAGGATCACAAGGAGATCAAGAGCTTAGGCACGGCCTCTGAACTTCTAGTGGGAAAAGTCAATATGGAAACAAGTGGGTTATACAAATGTTCAAGGAGAATAAAGTCTCATTCCTCTTTTCATAATTACTCTGACCAAGTGGACATTGTTGTGCAAG AGATGTTCAGTCTCCCACAAATAAAAGTGAGGCCAGATCAGGTGTCAGAAGGAGATAacatgaccataacatgtgacacaaagctcagcccacacagagagactacagagctacagtttgctttctacagaaatgggcacaatgtgcagggattcagttcatccaaccaatatggagtcccctcagctcagctggagCATTCTGGGAATTATGCCTGTGAGGTACAAACTCCAACCGGCAGTGTGAAGAAGATGAGCAATGGACAGCAAATAAAGTTACATG GGGGAGGTCACGTGTATCGGGCTGTCATTATATCAGTGGCCCTGCTCTCCATTCTTCTAGTTGCCGCTGCCCTCACCTACAAATACAGGCACAATCTGGCATTGCCGCTTGCCTGTAACGGTCTCCTCCATCAAAAACAAG TTTTAGTTTCTCCCGATGCCGCTCTGCTCAGTTCTATCCGTGTGAACG gTAGTGACAGTTCAACTGCCCTGGTCAG GTTGCCCAATGAAGAGGCGGACAGGCCGGAGAATGAAAATCTCAGTGCTTCTCAGGAGAGCCTAAAGTATAGTAATT TGTCTACTTTTCCAGTGCCTTTCACAAACCTGACTACAGAAGACATCTGTTACAGCCATATTAATACCGGGCAGCTACACAAAG tctatCCTTCTGCAACCTATAGACCC gaTGACTGCTCTGTAATTTACTGTGTAGTGAAGCCTATGGAGTCCCAGGAGAACACAGCAGTACAACCATCTGACTGCTAA